Proteins encoded in a region of the Nostoc sp. UHCC 0926 genome:
- a CDS encoding fertility inhibition FinO-like protein yields the protein MIARKLEITIKINELPQPKTVENAWQQFDLDCDGRITTITVKPKIYKKLTDAASNYPQWVVAIADKLGQSTELGFVLEESNLQVFERKPKAETTSAFGAAS from the coding sequence ATGATTGCAAGAAAACTAGAAATCACAATTAAAATCAACGAACTGCCACAACCCAAGACCGTAGAGAACGCTTGGCAGCAGTTTGACCTAGACTGTGACGGACGCATCACAACAATCACAGTTAAACCAAAGATTTACAAGAAACTGACCGATGCTGCCAGTAATTATCCACAGTGGGTAGTAGCGATTGCTGATAAACTTGGTCAGTCAACTGAGCTTGGGTTCGTGTTAGAAGAATCCAACTTACAAGTTTTTGAGCGCAAGCCCAAGGCAGAAACAACCTCTGCCTTCGGTGCTGCTTCTTGA
- a CDS encoding AAA family ATPase — protein sequence MVKSSIRNQKIVPFEDFLDLATLVKLKKGNYQIGAYLLSKKQVSDTNNTLQLVFGYECTGFHPLFNSSERLEAMAKAFENGCKEFSSGEKFTFRWSSFCDEDKVIEDYRQRLASAVSPESEFLDWGQVARMQELTRNHQRKDIKLSIYTTFTVRPGGTEGGDAVDRAIVKLANFLQRKFTPTGATELTTKNLIQVLEKAIIVSLRHQQILSEMGLFPSPKSDKQLWGDLVDRMGAKPTKVPHALVYDTGELKEEFSEATPNPSRYNDQLHATSVLLNNGIPHADRRWVCLPNQCGDKKKYIGVMTLAQKPEVFASTHQQVRFLWDVFSREVIYDVEIITEISPADQKMIRLTQQLITRRSINAEASASKKTIDVGAQINTERSVDAQKQLYTGDVPENVAVTVLVYRNSPSEIDDACRLISGYINQPAELIREMQYTWSIWLDTLLLRQRPQLTFTFNRRATFFASEVIGLTPVVQTAHGDKEGFELVADEGQSSVHIDLSKPKNMMVIGTTGSGKSVIIASIIYQCLALGMSVLMIDLPNDDGSGTFGDFTPYFNGFYFDISKESNNLVQPLDLSKIPESQWEERTKAHRNDINLIVLQLVLGTQKFDGLLSQTIESVIPLGTKAFYEDADIKERFELARKAGINTPEWANIPTLADMDKFFSLAYIYLGYQDDNVEKALNYIRLRLQYWQASSIGSAICKPSTFQADSQLITFALTNLQSGKDAEVFGMSAYIAASHQSLSSPNSVFFMDEASVLLGFSALSRLAGRKCATARKQGCRVFLAAQDVISIAKSEAGEQILQNMPLRLIGRIVPGAANSFSELLGIPREIIDKNESFVPNIQQLYTLWLLDYNNKYVRCRYYPSYPLLALVANSREEQATRDKFKKTYSDKFTWVAEFSKYYVDCIKQGKPL from the coding sequence ATGGTAAAAAGCAGTATTCGTAATCAAAAAATAGTTCCCTTTGAAGACTTTTTAGACTTAGCAACTTTAGTAAAATTAAAAAAGGGTAACTATCAAATCGGAGCTTACTTGTTGAGCAAAAAACAAGTAAGCGACACTAATAACACCCTGCAATTAGTATTCGGATATGAATGCACTGGCTTTCACCCACTGTTTAATTCATCTGAGAGACTAGAGGCGATGGCCAAGGCTTTTGAGAACGGCTGTAAAGAGTTCTCATCAGGTGAGAAATTCACGTTTAGATGGTCTTCGTTTTGCGACGAAGACAAAGTAATTGAAGACTATCGTCAGAGGCTAGCTAGCGCTGTATCTCCTGAGAGTGAGTTTCTTGATTGGGGGCAAGTTGCCCGAATGCAGGAACTCACACGTAACCATCAGCGCAAGGATATCAAGCTCAGTATTTACACGACTTTCACTGTCCGCCCAGGAGGTACCGAAGGTGGTGACGCGGTAGATAGAGCGATAGTTAAGCTGGCAAACTTTTTACAGCGCAAATTCACCCCAACAGGAGCGACCGAACTCACAACAAAAAACTTAATTCAAGTTCTTGAAAAAGCAATAATTGTCTCTTTGCGCCATCAACAAATACTGTCTGAAATGGGTTTATTTCCCTCGCCAAAATCAGACAAGCAATTGTGGGGCGACTTAGTTGATAGAATGGGTGCGAAGCCGACAAAAGTGCCCCATGCTCTGGTTTATGATACTGGCGAATTAAAAGAGGAATTTAGCGAAGCCACGCCCAACCCATCGCGGTATAACGACCAATTGCACGCTACATCCGTACTTCTGAATAACGGCATACCCCACGCGGATAGGCGCTGGGTATGCTTGCCGAATCAATGTGGTGACAAAAAGAAGTATATCGGCGTAATGACGCTTGCCCAAAAACCAGAAGTGTTTGCTTCAACCCATCAGCAAGTACGCTTTTTATGGGACGTATTCTCACGCGAGGTTATTTATGATGTCGAGATAATTACAGAGATTAGCCCAGCCGATCAAAAAATGATTAGGCTTACCCAACAATTAATTACGAGGCGGTCAATAAATGCCGAGGCTAGCGCCAGCAAAAAGACTATTGACGTAGGAGCGCAAATTAATACGGAGCGGTCAGTCGATGCTCAGAAGCAGCTTTACACGGGTGATGTCCCGGAAAATGTAGCGGTTACTGTTCTCGTTTATCGCAATTCTCCTTCCGAAATCGATGATGCTTGCAGGCTGATTTCAGGGTATATCAATCAGCCTGCCGAGTTGATAAGAGAAATGCAATATACATGGTCAATCTGGCTTGACACTTTGCTGTTGAGACAGCGACCACAACTGACTTTTACTTTCAATCGCCGCGCCACTTTCTTTGCCAGTGAAGTAATTGGTTTAACGCCAGTCGTTCAAACAGCGCATGGCGATAAAGAAGGCTTTGAATTAGTTGCTGATGAGGGTCAATCCTCGGTTCACATTGACCTATCAAAGCCGAAAAACATGATGGTAATTGGTACTACCGGGAGTGGGAAATCGGTAATCATCGCCTCTATTATTTATCAATGCTTGGCGTTGGGAATGTCAGTATTAATGATTGACTTGCCCAATGATGATGGTTCAGGAACCTTTGGAGACTTCACTCCCTACTTTAATGGATTTTACTTTGATATCTCAAAGGAATCAAACAACCTTGTGCAGCCGCTAGACCTATCAAAGATTCCTGAGTCGCAGTGGGAGGAAAGGACAAAAGCCCATCGAAATGATATTAATTTAATCGTGCTTCAATTAGTTTTAGGAACGCAAAAGTTTGATGGATTGTTATCACAAACTATTGAATCTGTAATCCCTTTGGGTACAAAAGCTTTTTACGAAGATGCCGACATCAAGGAGCGATTTGAATTAGCGCGAAAAGCAGGGATAAACACCCCAGAGTGGGCGAATATCCCGACATTGGCAGATATGGATAAATTCTTCTCCCTTGCGTACATTTATTTAGGCTATCAGGACGACAATGTAGAAAAAGCACTTAATTACATCCGCCTGCGGTTACAGTACTGGCAAGCTAGTAGTATCGGTAGCGCTATCTGCAAGCCTTCGACTTTCCAGGCTGATAGCCAGTTGATTACCTTTGCTCTGACTAATCTGCAATCAGGAAAGGATGCAGAAGTGTTCGGGATGAGTGCATATATCGCCGCGTCCCATCAATCCCTCTCCTCGCCCAACAGCGTATTTTTCATGGATGAGGCTAGCGTATTGCTAGGATTTTCCGCATTGTCGCGGCTTGCGGGTCGTAAATGCGCTACGGCTCGAAAGCAAGGCTGTCGGGTGTTTCTGGCGGCACAGGACGTTATCTCTATCGCCAAATCGGAGGCAGGAGAACAAATATTACAAAATATGCCATTGCGGTTGATTGGGCGTATTGTCCCAGGCGCGGCTAATAGTTTCTCTGAGTTGCTGGGCATCCCTAGAGAAATTATCGATAAAAACGAAAGCTTTGTCCCCAATATTCAGCAGCTATATACGTTGTGGCTGCTGGACTATAACAACAAGTATGTGCGATGCCGCTATTATCCTTCGTATCCCCTGCTGGCATTGGTTGCCAATAGCAGGGAGGAACAAGCCACGCGAGATAAATTTAAGAAAACTTACAGCGACAAGTTTACCTGGGTGGCAGAATTTTCTAAGTATTATGTTGACTGCATCAAACAGGGAAAACCATTATGA
- a CDS encoding plasmid replication protein, CyRepA1 family produces MTDDCGIGAVCRPDCHGKIKVLNVNTNKNVIKSGNFEPFEPKPNCKVSIDYREHPIQYPNNLKGSEYHELYVGSAIHPALISGNFFHIEGESIYDYLFISDKIPRKNAGRVTNEYIKKYDHLLLGGIWIQSLDPFKNWQPMEWGRIKPNFPRFDWEKGKPIKYESPPKTANRVTYFDVPNCILNLIARRYNVSDIQRVLFAKRGKKLRLKSRKNAAFGNGALLPSLLQLGQYQGTLTQIAQFSSFLGLCRKSILNPLIFWSWVKQHKLNFIDFQQKNLQITFWEWLRQHPEIPIILCEGEKKAACLLSLGFVAIALPGIWNGRVGKQDFDERLHPDLMPLAQPGRKFIILFDYETKAKTRWSVFQATVRTAKAIEAVGCECEVASLPGPEKGIDDFVVGRTEDANVLLTALVDDAKLLFDYQRSYRAKKWGLSKYQPDVTVNIKYLTQALCLTDLSEKCSSPPALYDMALEQLLTPNVSPAVWGKGKGERENVEYIDSDCPDPKPSTQNPKKSFRFPDKGLVVLWSDMGTGKTQLMRWWRDQNPNARFLNNGHRVNLLKNLAERLQTAMYSDLGYTGLAQAQALSITIDSLHKLNTQALTYGCIFIDEACQYLTHLLHSNTCKQHRAAILEVLEYIVYNAPLIVIADAHMDDLTVDFFLAMRPLGEVPYIVKNEWRNGGRTIYWYEASNNSALVAQISAALMQGLKIMVASDSKRFIKKLDKSFTIKCEESNSEKSHTPQKWRIWSVHSDNSGSEENIAFIKDITNAVKNFDALFTSPSLGTGVDISEYHFDLVFGVFHGVSQTATECAQQLYRYRPKVPFHIWVAPRPPFGYQDTNASKIKERLLQTNEVTAFLLRIDRKTGLRGAEKDWALEAYCQILGNRHYSLNNLRDDLRSLLTEMGNTFICMGSDDDDQFLERMKNAATALDSAHNSAVAKANNITLSEYRARQSKDYLDPSEIFECEKFRIFDSYGIEVTELLVEMDKGGRLIGAIAGLEAILAEPDESIVDLRTGRTYPTPPKIVTQKDRTERDNLPLCMDWGNYSARWLARFNLGLHQILKGLVRGDEFTADDPTLLKMTAIAIHCAAHVKAILGFTIPSDCKPIWLLATIVEQLGLKLTCRKQGKRGHQVKLFSLSKKELEFAQEVIAHRVAKRTYFATQPPAVYSVNPNQQSVSTPPLNIGNSHKEGEDTTDSDPPPTSRITLLHCVEILRSGISRGVDAIKGILKRWTGDLRWETVLELEAIALDELRLVEAQVPEFYTLLSEEVLPMSLS; encoded by the coding sequence ATGACTGATGACTGCGGCATAGGTGCTGTTTGTCGCCCAGATTGTCATGGAAAAATAAAGGTATTGAATGTGAATACAAATAAAAATGTAATTAAGAGTGGCAACTTTGAGCCATTCGAGCCTAAACCAAATTGCAAGGTATCAATTGACTATAGAGAACACCCAATTCAATATCCCAACAACCTCAAAGGTTCTGAATACCATGAGTTATATGTTGGTAGCGCCATTCACCCAGCACTAATTTCAGGTAATTTCTTCCACATCGAAGGGGAATCAATTTACGATTATCTGTTTATCTCCGATAAAATACCTCGGAAAAATGCCGGGCGAGTCACAAATGAATATATCAAAAAGTATGATCATCTCTTACTGGGGGGAATATGGATTCAATCCCTTGACCCGTTCAAAAACTGGCAACCGATGGAGTGGGGAAGGATTAAGCCCAACTTCCCGCGCTTTGATTGGGAAAAAGGTAAGCCAATAAAATACGAGTCGCCACCTAAGACAGCAAACCGCGTTACCTATTTCGATGTTCCCAACTGTATTTTGAATCTTATTGCACGGCGCTATAACGTCTCCGATATTCAAAGAGTGCTTTTTGCAAAACGTGGGAAAAAGCTAAGGCTTAAAAGTCGAAAGAACGCTGCTTTTGGCAATGGCGCTCTCTTGCCTTCGCTCTTGCAGCTAGGACAATACCAGGGAACGCTAACGCAAATCGCCCAGTTTAGTTCCTTTTTAGGACTGTGCAGAAAAAGCATACTTAATCCCCTAATATTTTGGTCATGGGTAAAGCAGCACAAACTGAATTTCATCGACTTTCAGCAGAAAAATTTACAAATCACCTTCTGGGAGTGGCTTCGGCAGCATCCAGAGATTCCGATTATTTTATGCGAAGGTGAGAAGAAAGCCGCTTGCTTGCTTTCTTTGGGGTTTGTAGCGATCGCGCTGCCGGGAATTTGGAACGGGCGCGTGGGCAAGCAAGATTTCGATGAACGGTTGCATCCAGACTTAATGCCCTTGGCACAACCGGGACGCAAGTTCATAATTCTTTTTGACTACGAAACAAAAGCTAAAACCAGGTGGTCAGTTTTTCAAGCAACTGTTCGCACAGCAAAAGCAATTGAGGCAGTAGGTTGTGAATGCGAAGTTGCATCACTGCCAGGCCCAGAGAAAGGCATTGATGATTTTGTAGTTGGTCGCACTGAAGATGCCAATGTTTTACTAACTGCTCTAGTAGACGATGCCAAATTACTTTTTGACTACCAGCGCTCGTATCGAGCTAAGAAATGGGGATTAAGCAAGTACCAGCCGGATGTCACAGTCAATATTAAATATTTGACCCAAGCACTCTGCCTGACTGACTTATCAGAAAAATGTTCATCTCCCCCGGCTCTTTATGATATGGCACTTGAACAATTGCTCACCCCAAATGTTAGTCCTGCGGTCTGGGGAAAGGGGAAAGGGGAAAGGGAAAATGTTGAATATATAGATTCTGACTGCCCTGACCCTAAACCAAGTACCCAAAATCCTAAAAAATCTTTCCGTTTTCCAGACAAAGGACTAGTTGTACTCTGGAGCGATATGGGAACTGGGAAAACCCAACTCATGCGCTGGTGGCGTGACCAAAATCCTAATGCTCGGTTCCTCAACAATGGACATCGGGTTAACTTGTTGAAAAATCTTGCCGAACGCTTGCAGACGGCGATGTATTCAGACTTAGGTTACACAGGTTTGGCCCAGGCCCAAGCCCTTAGTATTACTATTGACAGCTTGCACAAACTCAACACCCAAGCCCTCACTTACGGCTGCATATTTATTGATGAGGCTTGCCAATACCTCACTCACTTACTGCATAGTAATACTTGCAAACAACACCGTGCAGCAATCTTGGAAGTACTGGAATATATAGTATACAACGCGCCACTGATCGTCATCGCTGATGCACATATGGATGACCTCACGGTGGACTTCTTTCTTGCAATGCGGCCACTCGGGGAAGTTCCTTACATCGTCAAAAACGAGTGGCGCAATGGAGGACGCACTATATATTGGTACGAAGCCAGCAATAATAGCGCCCTAGTTGCCCAAATCTCGGCGGCACTGATGCAAGGTCTGAAAATCATGGTTGCCAGTGATTCCAAGCGTTTCATCAAGAAACTCGACAAATCCTTTACTATTAAGTGCGAAGAATCTAACTCCGAAAAATCCCATACACCTCAAAAATGGCGCATTTGGTCTGTCCACTCCGATAATTCTGGCAGTGAGGAGAACATTGCGTTTATTAAAGATATCACCAACGCCGTCAAAAACTTCGATGCCTTGTTTACCTCCCCCAGTCTCGGTACTGGTGTCGATATTTCGGAGTATCATTTTGATTTGGTGTTTGGTGTCTTTCACGGCGTAAGTCAGACAGCTACCGAGTGCGCCCAGCAGTTGTACCGCTATCGCCCGAAAGTTCCGTTTCATATTTGGGTGGCCCCGCGTCCTCCCTTCGGCTACCAAGATACAAACGCATCCAAAATCAAAGAACGCCTCCTGCAAACCAACGAGGTAACAGCTTTTCTGTTGCGGATCGACCGTAAAACAGGCTTAAGGGGCGCAGAGAAAGATTGGGCGCTTGAGGCTTACTGCCAAATTCTCGGCAACCGCCACTATTCTCTCAATAATTTGCGTGATGATTTGCGATCGCTCCTCACTGAAATGGGCAATACCTTTATATGTATGGGCAGTGATGACGATGACCAATTTCTTGAACGCATGAAAAATGCTGCGACTGCTTTGGACAGTGCCCACAATTCGGCTGTTGCCAAAGCTAACAATATTACTTTGAGTGAGTACCGCGCCCGTCAAAGCAAAGATTACCTTGACCCTAGCGAAATTTTTGAATGTGAAAAGTTTCGTATCTTTGATTCCTACGGCATCGAAGTAACCGAATTACTCGTAGAAATGGATAAAGGCGGTCGATTAATAGGGGCTATAGCTGGACTTGAGGCAATTTTAGCAGAGCCTGATGAATCAATTGTTGATCTTAGGACTGGACGGACTTATCCCACACCACCTAAGATTGTCACCCAAAAAGACCGCACGGAACGAGACAATCTACCTTTGTGCATGGACTGGGGTAATTATTCGGCGCGGTGGCTGGCGCGGTTTAACCTGGGGCTGCATCAAATTCTTAAGGGTTTAGTGAGGGGTGATGAATTTACTGCTGATGATCCTACTTTACTGAAGATGACAGCGATCGCTATACATTGTGCAGCTCACGTTAAAGCAATTCTTGGGTTTACCATCCCCAGCGATTGTAAGCCTATTTGGTTGCTGGCCACAATAGTAGAGCAACTGGGGCTAAAGTTAACATGCCGCAAGCAGGGTAAGCGGGGCCATCAGGTGAAACTTTTCTCTTTATCTAAAAAGGAATTGGAATTTGCTCAAGAGGTAATTGCTCATCGCGTGGCAAAACGCACCTATTTTGCTACCCAACCCCCTGCTGTATATAGCGTAAACCCTAATCAGCAGTCCGTATCCACCCCCCCCCTTAATATAGGTAACTCCCATAAAGAAGGGGAGGATACTACCGATTCTGATCCACCTCCGACCTCGCGCATTACTCTACTTCATTGTGTGGAAATACTTCGCTCTGGCATTTCTCGTGGAGTGGACGCGATTAAAGGCATTCTTAAACGATGGACTGGGGATTTGCGCTGGGAGACGGTACTGGAACTTGAAGCGATCGCTCTTGATGAACTGCGACTTGTCGAAGCTCAAGTTCCAGAATTTTACACCTTGCTAAGTGAAGAGGTATTGCCGATGTCTCTTAGCTAA
- a CDS encoding tyrosine-type recombinase/integrase, with protein sequence MKIDRHGRAKILSLHEIQLLFSQGVDSLRDKALFAVMLYTACRVNEAVTLLKRDVYDTKGKVRAKIIFRKGNTKGKLATRAIPVIQELRVRLQAYKPRDDSPWLFPGNADHSRANNHLHRDSALWILRVACKKVGVEGISSHSFRRTALTSMSNAGIPLRVIQEVSGHRTLDELYKYLEVREDQVLGAVSSLALLAPVSSDDFGKPQLVEVTDNSLKESS encoded by the coding sequence TTGAAAATTGATAGGCATGGTCGAGCAAAGATTCTGTCTTTGCATGAAATCCAACTTCTGTTCTCGCAGGGGGTGGATTCACTGCGAGATAAAGCGCTGTTTGCGGTGATGCTTTACACAGCGTGTCGCGTGAACGAGGCAGTGACATTGCTAAAGCGCGATGTCTATGATACCAAAGGAAAAGTCAGAGCCAAAATCATCTTTCGCAAAGGTAACACGAAAGGGAAACTGGCTACCCGTGCCATCCCGGTAATTCAAGAATTGCGAGTCAGGTTGCAAGCATATAAACCGCGTGATGATTCTCCTTGGTTGTTCCCTGGAAATGCTGACCACTCAAGAGCCAATAACCACCTGCACCGAGATTCGGCACTGTGGATCTTACGAGTCGCTTGCAAAAAAGTAGGAGTTGAAGGTATAAGCTCTCACAGCTTTCGGCGTACAGCACTCACCTCAATGAGTAATGCCGGAATTCCCTTAAGAGTGATTCAGGAAGTTTCTGGGCATCGCACGTTGGACGAGCTGTACAAGTACCTGGAGGTAAGAGAAGATCAAGTATTAGGAGCGGTATCATCTTTAGCGCTACTTGCTCCGGTTTCGTCAGACGACTTCGGGAAACCTCAGTTAGTCGAAGTCACCGATAATTCACTAAAGGAAAGCTCTTGA
- a CDS encoding NACHT domain-containing protein, whose protein sequence is MDFNAGQRLNLPLLNPSLSSATIRGRNFPEQNCSKTVTFEEALIVVDDLVFTKIGRRLSEAEITVLKGTWNDCDYEEIAENSPYSLNYLQRRLAPQLWDVLSATIGNGERVYKKNLRNFLELVTHKKYHTQPAPSVKQVTPADNSLQIIGSQPPDISSFYGRVQELADLEELVTKQRCISLIGVPGVGKSALAAKLIAALSIKSQPRFDYFFWKSVSHAPLVQDLVTELIEQIQAVEPSLNFPEYTQGRITVLIKQLQSRRCLLVLDEFDALFQKNNFDQRLEYETFFRRLLEDQHQSCLILTGRVFPNEFDSLIRAKRSIQYLKIKGLDADAAMQLLTAQGLTNPQKCHDLIKTYSGNPLELQTVGERINYFFGGSTEIFFENQTTFVSSELEAMLDQMFTQVLSKIQRQIMIYLANEIALNYQSISFVKLLTNINQTDKASLSTSELVKALEKLERLSLLESIKHPITKEITFTLQPVIKKYILTDPQGLVHTSDTLPTLAMPTAASYAS, encoded by the coding sequence ATGGATTTTAATGCTGGACAAAGGCTGAATTTACCACTACTAAATCCTTCCCTGTCTTCGGCTACCATAAGAGGACGGAACTTTCCTGAACAGAATTGTTCCAAAACAGTAACTTTTGAAGAAGCCTTGATTGTAGTAGACGATTTAGTATTTACTAAGATAGGTAGACGTTTATCTGAAGCTGAAATCACTGTCCTGAAGGGAACATGGAATGATTGTGATTACGAGGAGATAGCGGAAAACTCACCTTATAGTCTTAATTACTTACAACGGCGTTTAGCTCCTCAACTATGGGATGTACTGTCCGCTACCATTGGAAATGGTGAACGGGTTTACAAAAAGAATCTCCGGAATTTTTTAGAACTAGTAACCCACAAAAAGTATCATACTCAACCAGCACCAAGTGTAAAGCAAGTAACCCCTGCCGACAACTCTCTACAAATTATTGGAAGTCAACCACCTGATATATCTAGCTTTTACGGACGGGTGCAGGAGCTGGCTGATTTAGAAGAATTAGTAACCAAGCAGCGTTGTATTTCACTAATAGGAGTCCCAGGAGTTGGTAAGAGTGCGTTAGCTGCAAAGTTAATAGCAGCACTTAGCATAAAATCTCAACCTAGATTTGATTACTTTTTCTGGAAATCAGTGTCTCATGCACCATTAGTTCAAGACTTAGTAACTGAACTGATAGAACAAATACAAGCTGTAGAACCCTCCTTAAACTTCCCTGAGTATACCCAAGGAAGGATTACAGTGTTGATTAAGCAATTGCAATCCCGTCGCTGTCTACTGGTATTGGATGAATTTGACGCATTATTCCAGAAAAATAACTTTGATCAACGGTTAGAGTATGAAACGTTTTTTCGTCGCTTACTGGAAGACCAGCACCAAAGCTGCTTGATTTTAACTGGCCGAGTTTTTCCTAATGAATTCGATAGTCTAATAAGGGCTAAACGATCTATTCAGTATCTCAAAATTAAAGGCTTAGATGCAGATGCTGCAATGCAGCTTTTAACTGCCCAAGGATTAACTAATCCACAAAAGTGCCACGATTTGATTAAAACATATAGCGGTAATCCATTGGAACTACAAACAGTAGGAGAACGAATTAACTATTTTTTCGGTGGTAGTACTGAAATATTTTTTGAAAACCAAACTACATTTGTTAGCAGTGAGCTTGAAGCAATGCTCGATCAAATGTTCACTCAAGTGTTAAGTAAAATCCAGAGGCAGATTATGATTTATTTAGCAAATGAAATAGCTTTAAATTATCAATCCATTAGTTTTGTTAAACTATTAACTAATATAAATCAAACAGATAAAGCATCTTTGTCAACTTCAGAGTTAGTCAAAGCATTAGAAAAACTTGAACGCCTGTCATTACTAGAAAGTATTAAACATCCAATTACAAAAGAAATTACTTTTACTCTTCAACCAGTAATTAAAAAGTATATTTTGACAGATCCACAAGGGTTGGTACATACATCTGATACTTTACCAACATTAGCGATGCCTACGGCGGCAAGCTACGCATCTTAA